The region CGCAAGCTCCTCGACGCCGCGATCATCGCACTGATTGGCGCCGTTTCGCTGTCTCGCGTGTGGGTCGGCGCGCACTGGCTGACCGACATCATTGGCGGACTGATTGCGGGAATCGTCGGCCTCATTGTCGCACTGCTAGTGCTTAGGAGATGGCAACGAGGACGGCGTCTCCGCTTCGCTTAGCCTCCTCGTAGAACGCCACGAGCTCGCGGTAACGCTGTGCGGCCGTGGACTCGTCGATAAGCGAGCCGTTGTCCGCGATGCGGGCGGAAAGATCAATGGAGGCGAGAGTCTGGTGAACCTCGCCCACGCGATTGGCGCGGATGACGGCCGACATGGGCTTGCGGCAGACACGCTCGGCACCGAGGATCGCCTCGGCAAGCGGGTCGCCGAGGGCCTGGCCGTCAATCG is a window of Corynebacterium lactis RW2-5 DNA encoding:
- a CDS encoding DUF1877 family protein codes for the protein MKQTLCAEYLRISDAEAAHLVEVAAPADTTEGGTAGLVADGAEKIILEHFVQVPEENALDIDTDWESLLRTLTGNPIDGQALGDPLAEAILGAERVCRKPMSAVIRANRVGEVHQTLASIDLSARIADNGSLIDESTAAQRYRELVAFYEEAKRSGDAVLVAIS